A stretch of Anaeromyxobacter dehalogenans 2CP-1 DNA encodes these proteins:
- the sufT gene encoding putative Fe-S cluster assembly protein SufT: MDRTPTHTYRDVEAVQVPSGHLVLLPQGTWLVVQQALGGQFTAMTEMGGLVRIDGKDADALGDAFVEEARRFEQQRSAAAEGPFEEQKVWDALGTVYDPEIPASIVELGLVYAVAAEPVEGGHKVRVVMTLTAPACGIGPVLVDDVRRKVVGVPGVKDAEVDLVFDPPWDPSRMSEAAKLQLGFM, encoded by the coding sequence ATGGATCGCACACCCACCCATACCTATCGTGACGTCGAGGCCGTGCAGGTGCCCAGCGGCCACCTGGTGCTGCTGCCGCAGGGCACCTGGCTGGTGGTGCAGCAGGCGCTGGGCGGGCAGTTCACCGCCATGACCGAGATGGGCGGGCTGGTGCGCATCGACGGCAAGGACGCCGACGCGCTCGGCGACGCGTTCGTCGAGGAGGCGCGGCGGTTCGAGCAGCAGCGCAGCGCCGCCGCCGAGGGGCCGTTCGAGGAGCAGAAGGTGTGGGACGCGCTCGGCACCGTCTACGACCCGGAGATCCCGGCCAGCATCGTGGAGCTGGGGCTGGTGTACGCGGTCGCGGCCGAGCCGGTCGAGGGCGGCCACAAGGTGCGGGTCGTCATGACGCTGACCGCGCCGGCCTGCGGCATCGGGCCGGTGCTGGTGGACGACGTCCGCCGCAAGGTGGTGGGCGTGCCCGGGGTGAAGGACGCCGAGGTGGACCTGGTGTTCGACCCGCCCTGGGATCCGTCGCGGATGAGCGAGGCGGCCAAGCTCCAGCTCGGCTTCATGTAG
- a CDS encoding FHA domain-containing protein has product MNFDETRASGAPQQAGRAETVRAALVVVHSGDAGRQGTRYPLGDEDVTLGRDDGNTVVIGSDQASRRHARIFVSGGVHVLVDLDSTNGTFLNSKQVKEQTLRHGDVLRIASTVLKYAVDA; this is encoded by the coding sequence ATGAACTTCGACGAAACCCGCGCGAGCGGTGCCCCGCAGCAGGCCGGCCGCGCCGAGACCGTCCGGGCCGCGCTCGTCGTGGTCCACTCCGGCGACGCCGGCCGGCAGGGGACGCGCTACCCGCTCGGCGACGAGGACGTCACCCTCGGCCGCGACGACGGGAACACGGTGGTGATCGGGTCCGACCAGGCCTCGCGCCGGCACGCCCGCATCTTCGTGTCGGGCGGCGTGCACGTGCTGGTGGACCTCGACTCCACCAACGGCACGTTCCTGAACTCGAAGCAGGTGAAGGAGCAGACGCTCCGGCACGGCGACGTGCTCCGCATCGCCTCCACCGTGCTGAAGTACGCGGTGGACGCGTAG
- a CDS encoding DUF4142 domain-containing protein — MGAGSAGGSAGASDAGSSATGATPGATGSTGTGSAAHGSSKKMSKTLEDGLQKLHAANLSEVQMGEMGVQHAQNEQVKQFAQQMVDDHRKADEQLTQTAQQMGVDLNGSAFQKEQTKAQKQTDKLTSKTGAAFDKAYMAVMVEDHRKDTREVATLAKQARQGQHQELASFLEQTHGTLQGHLKAAQQTQKALGAGRQARKAHGSSGAGSMGTGSGSGGSSGSTGGNPGSSDTGSGGAAGSGSPSGGAGSGSGTGGGGTH, encoded by the coding sequence ATGGGCGCCGGTTCCGCGGGCGGCAGCGCCGGCGCGAGCGACGCCGGATCGAGCGCCACCGGCGCGACGCCGGGCGCGACCGGCAGCACCGGGACGGGCTCGGCGGCGCACGGGTCCTCGAAGAAGATGTCGAAGACCCTCGAGGATGGGCTCCAGAAGCTGCACGCGGCCAACCTGTCCGAGGTGCAGATGGGCGAGATGGGCGTGCAGCACGCGCAGAACGAGCAGGTGAAGCAGTTCGCGCAGCAGATGGTGGACGACCACCGGAAGGCGGACGAGCAGCTCACCCAGACCGCGCAGCAGATGGGCGTGGACCTGAACGGCAGCGCCTTCCAGAAGGAGCAGACGAAGGCCCAGAAGCAGACGGACAAGCTGACCTCGAAGACCGGGGCCGCCTTCGACAAGGCCTACATGGCCGTGATGGTCGAGGACCACCGGAAGGACACGCGCGAGGTCGCCACGCTTGCGAAGCAGGCGCGCCAGGGCCAGCACCAGGAGCTCGCCTCGTTCCTCGAGCAGACGCACGGCACGCTCCAGGGGCACCTCAAGGCGGCGCAGCAGACGCAGAAGGCGCTCGGCGCGGGTCGCCAGGCGCGGAAGGCGCACGGGAGCTCGGGCGCCGGCTCGATGGGGACCGGCTCCGGCTCCGGCGGCAGCTCGGGCTCGACCGGCGGGAACCCGGGCTCGTCCGACACCGGCTCCGGCGGCGCTGCGGGCTCCGGCTCGCCCAGCGGCGGCGCGGGCTCGGGCTCCGGCACCGGCGGCGGCGGGACGCACTGA
- a CDS encoding carboxypeptidase regulatory-like domain-containing protein: MQSPRRTAFLALGLALLALLLAAALLRRTAPDEPGPQGAPAPTAGVRPAPAARAPEAPPPTALPIRVPPAAPAPPDAAPASFEGKVVAAGSGAGVPGAELTFSRAGAAASVRAGPDGAFRFEPPETGRWLLAAVTAPGFLPFAPEWGHSPVQLDAAAGRHVRGIEIHLAQAAELEGHVVDRDGAPVAGADVRLLGAAGEAALVPIPDHFTSDARGAFRFAAPEGAVLEARKDGFLPGRADIGPLERVNGRVTVELGPAHRPLGERAPVAGRVIAKGGSPIAGALVTASPERVLGLDDAPTAQVVTSADGRFELPPLDPGAYRVRARAEGRAPAALRRVAPGAKDLVLELAAGGRLRGCVRSAAAGAPVAPFTVLVLERRGPLRLVPQRTRSVIDPSGCYALDDLAPGPATVVITAPGYAPSGERAVEIPGDGGEAVVDAALESGGRLTGVVRDDATGAPIAGARLSVEGALPSAAASTFPVLSEAVSGTDGTFALAGLPARSSIFVAAAGHHARVLGGVQVEPGGTAGPVEVRLRPTADGEEPRVDLAGIGAVLAPSGDGLAVAQVIAGGGAAEVGLGRGDLVVEVDGRQVAELGMAGAIDAIRGPEGTSVLLKVRRGTSTFDVRVPRRLVRG, from the coding sequence ATGCAGAGCCCCCGCCGCACCGCGTTCCTCGCCCTCGGCCTGGCCCTCCTCGCGCTGCTGCTCGCGGCCGCGCTGCTGCGGCGGACCGCACCGGACGAGCCCGGCCCCCAGGGCGCGCCGGCGCCCACCGCCGGGGTCCGGCCCGCGCCCGCGGCGCGAGCGCCCGAGGCCCCTCCCCCGACCGCCCTGCCCATCCGCGTGCCCCCCGCCGCGCCGGCCCCGCCCGACGCCGCGCCGGCCAGCTTCGAGGGGAAGGTGGTCGCGGCGGGGTCCGGCGCCGGCGTGCCCGGCGCGGAGCTGACGTTCTCGCGCGCGGGCGCGGCCGCGTCGGTGCGGGCGGGGCCCGACGGCGCGTTCCGCTTCGAGCCGCCGGAGACCGGGCGCTGGCTGCTCGCGGCGGTCACCGCTCCCGGGTTCCTGCCGTTCGCGCCGGAGTGGGGCCACAGCCCGGTCCAGCTCGACGCCGCGGCGGGCCGCCACGTGCGCGGCATCGAGATCCACCTCGCCCAGGCGGCGGAGCTCGAGGGCCACGTCGTCGACCGGGACGGCGCGCCGGTGGCGGGCGCCGACGTCCGCCTGCTCGGCGCCGCGGGCGAGGCGGCGCTGGTGCCCATCCCCGACCACTTCACCAGCGACGCGCGGGGCGCGTTCCGGTTCGCGGCGCCGGAGGGCGCGGTGCTGGAGGCGCGCAAGGACGGCTTCCTCCCCGGGCGCGCCGACATCGGCCCGCTCGAGCGCGTCAACGGGCGCGTCACGGTGGAGCTCGGCCCGGCGCACCGTCCGCTGGGGGAGCGCGCCCCGGTGGCGGGGCGCGTGATCGCGAAGGGTGGTTCCCCCATCGCCGGCGCGCTGGTGACCGCGTCGCCGGAGCGCGTCCTCGGGCTGGACGACGCCCCCACGGCCCAGGTGGTCACCTCGGCCGACGGCCGCTTCGAGCTTCCGCCGCTCGACCCCGGCGCCTACCGCGTGCGGGCGCGCGCCGAGGGCCGCGCGCCGGCCGCGCTCCGCCGGGTCGCGCCGGGCGCGAAGGACCTCGTGCTCGAGCTGGCCGCCGGGGGACGACTGCGCGGGTGCGTGCGATCCGCGGCCGCCGGCGCGCCGGTGGCGCCGTTCACGGTGCTGGTGCTGGAGCGGCGCGGCCCGCTCCGGCTGGTGCCGCAGCGGACGCGGTCCGTCATCGATCCCTCGGGCTGCTACGCGCTCGACGACCTCGCCCCCGGCCCTGCGACGGTGGTGATCACCGCGCCGGGCTACGCGCCGTCCGGCGAGCGCGCGGTGGAGATCCCGGGCGACGGCGGCGAGGCGGTGGTGGACGCGGCGCTGGAGTCCGGGGGGCGGCTGACCGGGGTGGTGCGCGACGACGCCACCGGCGCGCCCATCGCCGGCGCACGGCTCTCGGTGGAGGGCGCGCTGCCGAGCGCCGCGGCGTCCACGTTCCCGGTGCTGTCGGAGGCGGTGAGCGGGACGGACGGGACGTTCGCGCTCGCGGGGCTGCCGGCGCGCTCCTCGATCTTCGTGGCCGCGGCCGGCCACCACGCGCGCGTGCTGGGCGGCGTGCAGGTCGAGCCGGGCGGGACGGCCGGGCCGGTGGAGGTGCGGCTCCGTCCCACGGCGGACGGCGAGGAGCCGCGGGTGGATCTGGCCGGCATCGGCGCGGTGCTGGCGCCGTCGGGCGACGGCCTGGCGGTGGCGCAGGTCATCGCCGGCGGCGGGGCCGCCGAGGTGGGGCTGGGCCGCGGCGACCTGGTCGTGGAGGTGGATGGGCGCCAGGTGGCCGAGCTGGGCATGGCCGGCGCGATCGACGCGATCCGCGGCCCGGAGGGCACGTCGGTGCTGCTGAAGGTGCGGCGCGGCACGTCCACGTTCGACGTGCGCGTGCCCCGGCGGCTGGTGCGCGGATAG
- a CDS encoding energy transducer TonB: MPVPRALPDALPAAELAPVALETEEALAPGAGPSFTGDGAGDGPFVPGGGFGASRGGGAGEEAADGEGEEGPPWLRSAVLRQLQRQIERDPYPPAAELMGWSGTVRVGFTVLTDGSVADLRVVVSSGHGVLDRAALAVIRKAAPYPRPPVDQPVIVAVVWYLPP; the protein is encoded by the coding sequence ATGCCCGTGCCCCGCGCGCTGCCCGACGCGCTGCCGGCGGCGGAGCTCGCGCCGGTGGCGCTGGAGACGGAGGAGGCCCTCGCGCCGGGCGCCGGGCCGAGCTTCACCGGGGATGGCGCCGGCGACGGTCCGTTCGTCCCCGGCGGCGGGTTCGGCGCCAGCCGCGGCGGCGGTGCGGGCGAGGAGGCGGCAGACGGCGAGGGCGAGGAGGGCCCGCCCTGGCTCCGCTCGGCGGTGCTGCGCCAGCTGCAGCGGCAGATCGAGCGCGACCCGTACCCGCCGGCCGCCGAGCTGATGGGCTGGTCCGGGACGGTGCGGGTCGGCTTCACCGTCCTCACCGACGGGAGCGTGGCCGACCTCCGCGTCGTGGTGTCGAGCGGCCACGGGGTGCTCGACCGCGCCGCGCTGGCGGTGATCCGCAAGGCCGCACCGTACCCGCGCCCGCCGGTGGACCAGCCCGTCATCGTGGCCGTGGTCTGGTACCTGCCCCCCTGA
- a CDS encoding ABC transporter permease — protein MRSWLDDVGMAAATLRASPLRSLLTALGIVIGTATVVAMMALTEGLRLEMTGQLSMLEAGAFRVEKFPMVTVGHEAWHRYASRKDITRAQGEALRGLPHVAFVSIEEQGRRPEAVATRTRATRNEIDVLGVLPDYEFTNAVTVSSGRFLSHADVALARRVAFVGAGVADVLFPGADAVGAEIRIRGVPFEVAGVAERMGTVLGLESRDGFVAVPWTAYDAVLGRARGTNLAVRATRVEDVPQAMAEVVATLRRVRGLGPLEENDFEVFSNDTAAELFDGLARVVGAATFGLCALSLLVGGIGVMNIMLVSVTERTREIGVRMALGARRERILAQFLVESLVLALVGGAIGVALGGGVALVARELDVVPARVPLWSVLLSLGSAAAAGLVFGIYPAARASRLDPVEAMRAE, from the coding sequence ATGCGCTCCTGGCTCGACGACGTCGGAATGGCCGCGGCCACGCTGCGAGCGAGCCCGCTCCGCTCGCTGCTCACCGCGCTCGGCATCGTCATCGGCACCGCCACGGTGGTGGCGATGATGGCGCTCACCGAGGGGCTGCGGCTGGAGATGACCGGCCAGCTCTCCATGCTGGAGGCGGGCGCGTTCCGGGTGGAGAAGTTCCCGATGGTCACGGTCGGCCACGAGGCGTGGCACCGGTACGCGAGCCGCAAGGACATCACCCGCGCCCAGGGCGAGGCGCTCCGCGGCCTCCCCCACGTCGCGTTCGTGTCGATCGAGGAGCAGGGGCGCCGGCCCGAGGCCGTCGCCACGCGGACGCGCGCGACGCGCAACGAGATCGACGTCCTCGGCGTGCTGCCGGACTACGAGTTCACCAACGCGGTGACGGTCTCGAGCGGGCGGTTCCTCTCGCACGCCGACGTGGCGCTGGCGCGCCGCGTGGCCTTCGTGGGCGCGGGCGTCGCCGACGTGCTGTTCCCGGGGGCCGACGCGGTCGGCGCCGAGATCCGGATCCGCGGCGTGCCGTTCGAGGTGGCTGGCGTGGCGGAGCGGATGGGGACCGTGCTCGGGCTCGAGTCGCGCGACGGGTTCGTGGCGGTCCCGTGGACCGCCTACGACGCGGTCCTGGGCCGGGCCCGCGGCACGAACCTCGCCGTCCGCGCCACGCGCGTGGAGGACGTGCCGCAGGCCATGGCCGAGGTGGTCGCGACGCTCCGCCGGGTCCGCGGGCTCGGCCCGCTCGAGGAGAACGACTTCGAGGTGTTCTCGAACGACACCGCCGCGGAGCTGTTCGACGGGCTGGCGCGGGTGGTGGGCGCGGCCACGTTCGGCCTGTGCGCGCTCTCGCTGCTGGTGGGCGGCATCGGCGTGATGAACATCATGCTGGTCTCGGTGACCGAGCGGACCCGCGAGATCGGCGTGCGCATGGCGCTCGGGGCGCGGCGCGAGCGGATCCTGGCGCAGTTCCTGGTCGAGTCGCTGGTGCTCGCGCTGGTGGGCGGCGCGATCGGCGTCGCGCTCGGCGGCGGGGTGGCGCTGGTGGCGCGGGAGCTGGACGTCGTGCCGGCGCGCGTGCCGCTCTGGTCGGTGCTGCTGTCGCTCGGCTCCGCCGCCGCGGCGGGGCTGGTGTTCGGGATCTACCCCGCGGCGCGCGCCTCCCGGCTCGATCCGGTCGAGGCGATGCGGGCGGAGTAG
- a CDS encoding S1C family serine protease, which translates to MTGLQALSRDVADLVARAAPAVVGVEQGGGQGSGVVIAPDGWVLTNAHVARGRGPVRVRLSGARVVAAERAGGDDRTDVAVLRVDARDLPSLALSERRLSVGELVVAIGNPLGFERSVTLGVVSALHRNLAAPRGAVLEGLVQTDASINPGNSGGPLLDAGGAVVGLSTAMLPWAHGIGFAVPAHTAAWVASVLMREGEVRRPFLGIAARGEDLDARDAALAGHGRGVRVLEVVEGSPAGRAALRPGDLLVAASGSPVQTLDDLQRVLVLARAGEIDLAVLRAGRPLRLAIRPDPPRAAAA; encoded by the coding sequence GTGACCGGGCTGCAGGCGCTCTCGCGCGACGTCGCCGACCTCGTGGCCCGCGCCGCCCCGGCGGTGGTGGGCGTGGAGCAGGGCGGCGGCCAGGGCTCCGGCGTCGTGATCGCGCCGGACGGCTGGGTGCTCACCAACGCGCACGTCGCGCGCGGACGCGGCCCGGTCCGCGTCCGGCTCTCCGGCGCGCGGGTGGTGGCGGCGGAGCGCGCCGGCGGCGACGACCGCACCGACGTGGCGGTGCTGCGGGTGGACGCGCGCGACCTCCCCTCCCTGGCGCTCTCCGAGCGGCGACTCTCGGTCGGAGAGCTGGTGGTGGCCATCGGCAACCCGCTCGGCTTCGAGCGCTCGGTCACCCTGGGCGTGGTCTCGGCGCTGCACCGCAACCTGGCGGCGCCGCGCGGGGCGGTGCTGGAGGGGCTGGTCCAGACCGACGCCTCGATCAACCCGGGCAACTCGGGCGGACCGCTGCTCGACGCCGGCGGCGCGGTGGTCGGGCTCAGCACCGCCATGCTCCCCTGGGCGCACGGGATCGGCTTCGCGGTGCCGGCGCACACGGCGGCGTGGGTGGCCTCGGTGCTGATGCGCGAGGGCGAGGTGCGCCGCCCGTTCCTCGGGATCGCGGCGCGCGGCGAGGACCTCGACGCGCGCGACGCGGCGCTCGCCGGCCACGGGCGCGGCGTGCGGGTGCTCGAGGTGGTCGAGGGATCGCCGGCCGGCCGCGCCGCCCTCCGGCCGGGCGACCTGCTCGTCGCGGCGAGCGGCAGCCCGGTGCAGACGCTGGACGACCTGCAGCGCGTGCTGGTGCTGGCCCGGGCGGGCGAGATCGACCTGGCGGTCCTGCGCGCCGGCCGCCCGCTCCGGCTCGCCATCCGGCCCGACCCGCCGCGCGCCGCCGCGGCCTGA
- a CDS encoding S1C family serine protease translates to MTSAPPVSPALPSDLLAQLSARLAALTASAAAHVVRVEGRRHAPASGVVWSADGVIVTAHHALERDEGVTVGLPSGDEVAAEVIGRDPSTDLAALRVRAPGLAPPDWADAAGAAGGQLTLVVTRPGRGPRAELGLLARAGDAFRAPMGGRVDRYLELGIPRHPGLSGGLVLGADGLALGLAAAGLVRGAALAVPAATLARVVTSLLSHGEVRRGYLGLATQPVPLPPALRARTGEELALLVARVEPGSPADRAGVLLGDAILSVGGEALQDPGELLALLSEDRIGQAVTLRVLRAGEVRDVAVTVGARGRRA, encoded by the coding sequence ATGACCTCCGCGCCTCCCGTCAGCCCTGCCCTGCCGTCCGACCTGCTCGCCCAGCTCTCCGCGCGCCTCGCCGCCCTCACCGCGTCCGCCGCCGCGCACGTCGTGCGGGTCGAGGGACGGCGCCACGCGCCCGCGTCGGGCGTGGTGTGGTCGGCCGACGGCGTGATCGTGACCGCGCACCACGCGCTCGAGCGCGACGAGGGCGTGACGGTCGGCCTGCCCTCGGGCGACGAGGTCGCGGCGGAGGTGATCGGCCGCGACCCCAGCACCGACCTCGCCGCGCTGCGGGTGCGCGCGCCGGGGCTCGCGCCGCCGGACTGGGCGGACGCGGCCGGCGCCGCCGGGGGGCAGCTCACGCTGGTCGTCACGCGGCCGGGGCGAGGGCCGCGCGCGGAGCTGGGCCTGCTGGCGCGCGCCGGCGACGCGTTCCGCGCGCCCATGGGTGGGCGCGTCGACCGCTACCTGGAGCTGGGGATCCCCCGGCACCCGGGGCTCTCCGGCGGCCTGGTGCTCGGCGCGGATGGCCTCGCGCTCGGCCTCGCGGCGGCGGGGCTGGTGCGGGGCGCGGCGCTGGCGGTGCCCGCCGCCACGCTCGCGCGGGTGGTGACCTCGCTCCTCTCGCACGGCGAGGTGCGCCGCGGCTACCTCGGCCTCGCCACGCAGCCGGTCCCGCTCCCGCCGGCGCTGCGCGCGCGCACCGGCGAGGAGCTGGCGCTGCTCGTCGCGCGCGTCGAGCCGGGCAGCCCGGCGGACCGCGCGGGCGTGCTGCTCGGCGACGCCATCCTCTCGGTGGGCGGCGAGGCGCTGCAGGATCCGGGGGAGCTGCTGGCCCTGCTCTCGGAGGACCGGATCGGCCAGGCGGTGACGCTGCGCGTGCTGCGCGCGGGCGAGGTGCGCGACGTCGCGGTCACCGTGGGCGCGCGCGGGAGGCGGGCGTGA
- a CDS encoding helix-turn-helix transcriptional regulator, with the protein MEPLRVLVVSADPLARAGLAALLGLSPELRLAGEAEPARAPAAAREVDAALWDLGAPAAARGAADAGGAEALAALAAGLPAVALVAGEAQAGEALRAGARGVLQRGAGAEAIAAALRAAVSGLTALDPELAATLLRAPAAEAGGPLTPREREVLALVAEGLGNKAIAGRLGISEHTAKFHVNAILGKLGAGSRAEAIVRAARLGLVVL; encoded by the coding sequence ATGGAGCCGCTCCGGGTGCTGGTGGTCTCGGCCGATCCGCTGGCGCGGGCCGGCCTCGCCGCGCTGCTCGGCCTGAGCCCGGAGCTCCGGCTCGCGGGCGAGGCGGAGCCGGCGCGCGCGCCGGCCGCGGCGCGCGAGGTGGACGCGGCGCTCTGGGACCTGGGCGCGCCCGCCGCCGCCCGCGGCGCGGCGGACGCGGGCGGGGCCGAGGCGCTCGCGGCGCTCGCGGCGGGGCTGCCCGCGGTCGCGCTGGTGGCCGGGGAGGCGCAGGCGGGCGAGGCGCTCCGGGCCGGCGCGCGGGGCGTGCTCCAGCGCGGCGCCGGGGCGGAGGCGATCGCCGCGGCGCTGCGCGCGGCGGTCAGCGGGCTGACCGCGCTCGATCCCGAGCTCGCGGCGACGCTGCTCCGGGCGCCCGCCGCCGAGGCGGGCGGCCCGCTCACGCCGCGCGAGCGCGAGGTGCTGGCGCTCGTGGCGGAGGGGCTCGGCAACAAGGCCATCGCCGGGCGACTCGGCATCTCCGAGCACACCGCCAAGTTCCACGTGAACGCGATCCTCGGGAAGCTCGGCGCCGGCTCGCGCGCCGAGGCCATCGTGCGCGCGGCGCGGCTCGGGCTGGTGGTGCTGTGA
- a CDS encoding HugZ family protein, with amino-acid sequence MAGHEAEERAQAGAEPAGGIEAVRTLLERERAGVLSTISLRHAGWPYGTLVPFAVAANGEPLLLLSALAQHTQNLAADPRCTLLVFDGEAARGDPRTAARATLVGRAVRVGAAEEEDARERYAARVPGAKGLLALDFSLWRLEVEEVQLVGGFAAAGFFSGEALRSGGA; translated from the coding sequence ATGGCGGGGCACGAGGCGGAGGAGCGGGCGCAGGCGGGCGCGGAGCCCGCCGGCGGCATCGAGGCGGTCCGGACGCTGCTGGAGCGGGAGCGGGCCGGGGTCCTGTCCACGATCTCGTTGCGGCACGCGGGGTGGCCGTACGGGACGCTGGTGCCGTTCGCGGTGGCCGCGAACGGGGAGCCGCTGCTGCTGCTGTCGGCGCTGGCGCAGCACACGCAGAACCTGGCGGCCGATCCGCGCTGCACGCTGCTGGTGTTCGACGGCGAGGCGGCGCGAGGGGATCCGCGGACGGCGGCGCGCGCCACGCTGGTCGGCCGGGCCGTGCGGGTGGGCGCGGCGGAGGAGGAGGACGCGCGCGAGCGGTACGCCGCGCGCGTGCCGGGCGCGAAGGGGCTGCTCGCGCTCGACTTCTCGCTGTGGCGGCTCGAGGTGGAGGAGGTGCAGCTGGTGGGCGGGTTCGCGGCGGCGGGGTTCTTCTCGGGGGAGGCGCTGCGCAGCGGGGGCGCGTGA
- a CDS encoding HNH endonuclease, translated as MDDANEFTKRLVALLRSERHAMAEFLVALAEFDRRGLWRERGHTSLFSFLRRELGLSAGAAQYRKTAAELVQRFPAVEGALRDGKLCLSSVCELAKVVTTGNCAEILPRFYGLSSRDAAEVAASIRPVANPPRREVVVPVRATSAPASVTAPVAEPILFRAPELIAPSRAEPTGQSGSAHSAESARSEPVELRVASPVAKPSSVDWLEGDQARMHLTVSKAFLKKLEAARDALSHSMPCASRENVLEAALDLLIAERGRRKGLTARPQKEPRPSTRPDHVPAHVRREVWERDGGRCTFVLASGERCGSTHRLELDHVVPRARGGGSTAGNLRIRCRGHNLAEARRVFGDAVMDGYAARRRGGARDPAGSP; from the coding sequence ATGGACGACGCAAACGAGTTCACGAAGCGTCTGGTCGCGCTGCTCCGGTCCGAGCGGCATGCCATGGCGGAGTTCCTGGTCGCGCTGGCGGAGTTCGACCGGCGAGGGCTATGGCGGGAGCGGGGGCACACCTCGCTCTTTTCGTTCCTGCGGCGTGAGCTGGGGCTGTCCGCCGGCGCGGCGCAGTACCGCAAGACGGCGGCGGAGCTCGTCCAGCGGTTCCCGGCGGTCGAGGGCGCGCTGCGGGACGGGAAGCTATGCCTGTCGTCCGTCTGCGAGCTCGCGAAGGTGGTGACCACCGGGAACTGCGCGGAGATCCTGCCGCGGTTCTACGGGCTCTCGAGCCGGGACGCGGCGGAGGTGGCTGCTTCCATCCGGCCGGTGGCGAATCCGCCCCGGCGCGAGGTGGTCGTGCCGGTGCGGGCGACCTCCGCGCCGGCGTCGGTGACGGCGCCTGTCGCGGAGCCGATTCTATTTCGGGCGCCCGAACTGATTGCACCCAGTCGGGCCGAGCCCACGGGTCAATCAGGGTCCGCTCACAGTGCAGAGTCCGCTCGCAGTGAGCCCGTCGAACTGCGAGTGGCGAGCCCCGTCGCCAAGCCCAGCTCCGTCGACTGGCTCGAGGGCGACCAGGCTCGCATGCATCTCACCGTCTCCAAGGCCTTCCTGAAGAAGCTCGAGGCGGCTCGGGACGCGCTGTCGCATTCGATGCCGTGTGCGTCTCGCGAGAACGTTCTCGAGGCGGCGCTCGACCTGCTCATCGCAGAGCGGGGCCGCCGCAAGGGGCTCACGGCTCGGCCGCAGAAGGAGCCTCGCCCCTCCACGCGGCCGGACCACGTCCCCGCCCACGTCCGCCGGGAGGTCTGGGAGCGCGATGGCGGGCGGTGCACCTTCGTCCTCGCGTCGGGGGAGCGCTGCGGGTCCACGCATCGGCTCGAGCTCGACCACGTCGTCCCGCGAGCGCGCGGCGGGGGCTCGACGGCGGGCAACCTTCGGATCCGCTGCCGCGGGCACAACCTCGCGGAGGCGCGGCGGGTCTTCGGGGACGCGGTGATGGACGGGTACGCGGCGAGACGGCGGGGCGGGGCGCGCGATCCGGCGGGCTCACCCTGA
- a CDS encoding translation initiation factor, translating into MSKKKAPPVDAPAGPFNAAFEKLRAQLPPDHVPAPEPAPPPAAAPTPASAPARAVVRLERKGRGGKEATVVEKLALAPRPLAEWADSLKRALGCGGGVEGDAIVLQGDQRDRAVAWLERRGVRKVIRG; encoded by the coding sequence GTGAGCAAGAAGAAGGCGCCGCCCGTGGACGCGCCCGCCGGCCCGTTCAACGCCGCGTTCGAGAAGCTGCGTGCGCAGCTCCCCCCGGACCACGTCCCCGCACCCGAACCCGCGCCGCCGCCTGCGGCCGCCCCCACCCCCGCGTCCGCTCCCGCGCGCGCCGTGGTGCGCCTGGAGCGCAAGGGCCGCGGCGGCAAGGAAGCCACCGTGGTGGAGAAGCTCGCCCTCGCGCCCCGGCCGCTCGCCGAGTGGGCCGACTCGCTGAAGCGCGCCCTCGGCTGCGGCGGCGGCGTGGAGGGCGACGCCATCGTGCTGCAGGGCGACCAGCGCGACCGCGCCGTCGCATGGCTGGAGCGCCGCGGAGTCCGGAAGGTGATCCGCGGTTGA